A single region of the Theileria annulata chromosome 4, complete sequence, *** SEQUENCING IN PROGRESS *** genome encodes:
- a CDS encoding uncharacterized protein (Tap349h10.p1c.C.cand.141 - score = 54.72), whose product MQAFNNVPLSQELHFPEQSTIRRYYVETNQNNIQQDFSIPLQDDIDSFKFYVVARRNYSVDVPFVIPRFFTQFNSDFGLFSPTEETSNDFFDRGITSTEDAEVDDSPFPSSKRRMTHSKPSDPKPVTQPKPTILDSLRDTVDILQQSVNRISNKLDNIPLQQYTSRRKSNESEIERGLSRELKLQRRRSRDSELERNLSKELKLQRKLASELVEIRDEPGELRDKEENPDFSSQFQEPFGESEFDDISGSYPQSPHISPGKHTLKHLENITAKPLDNTIPPVPLRTGKVGRPKGSTKSVSNTFGNVRDISNVKGLSTLKSVSGKEMNTDKRFKRSDTSNVLYKLNRKGSSLSKKGHGKLKSVKKTSIQSSRRSSDLKNISIRSSRRSSDLKSVSIQSLAEISIDDLGDKHEFGGEVVPQTPNRSRTTIGVGTSTRGRKVRRSRRPSINSSSLLNSLYIYKRTESDASDWPYEHESVTRSVRYPKRSRLPPSQHWASNVISDGSSVVFLAGVSKADKRKKRSGNAFGNDMPESSLVLTRENGDVELKLVDRSAEDTPKLRRISTYLQTFSSKATSVPKRRGRPKKILAHRSTTTDLVPIGGTDSVLVADDPDSMPVGSGDLVPIADTDELAPTNNTDIQPITNIQVRRKTNVVRRGKVKITKDLSVDEALEILKDAPMIYDEKKGLEIAIVDESPKTVNEMADLKRRISRRKNFHQELLKPDDNFDSFVEDDVNRIYYKSLYPPYEETSQIQQCHIYPMVITHQIRTSILVIPKTETLSLGNIKTNFICGFVCSGSRIALKMDEEEVQQVQEKEIFFLSSFKHWSVENKHT is encoded by the exons ATGCAAGCCTTCAACAATGTACCTTTATCTCAGGAACTTCACTTTCCTGAACAAAGTACAATTCGAAGGTATTACGTTGAAACCAACCAAAATAACATACAACAAGATTTCAGCATCCCTCTACAG gaTGATATtgattcatttaaattttacgTGGTAGCTCGTCGAAATTATTCTGTGGACGTCCCATTCGTTATTCCGAGGTTTTTTACACAGTTTAATTCCGATTTCGGACTCTTTTCACCCACTGAAGAAACTTCAAATGACTTCTTTGATCGTGGAATTACTTCCACTGAAGATGCTGAAGTGGATGATTCGCCGTTTCCATCCTCTAAACGCAGAATGACTCATTCTAAACCCTCTGATCCTAAACCTGTAACCCAGCCTAAACCAACTATACTTGATAGCTTGCGCGATACTGTTGATATTCTTCAACAAAGTGTTAACAGGATATCAAACaaattagataatataCCACTGCAACAATATACTTCAAGACGTAAATCTAATGAATCAGAAATAGAAAGGGGTTTATCTAGggaattaaaattacaaagGCGTAGATCTAGGGATTCAGAACTAGAAAGGAATTTATCTAaggaattaaaattacaaagAAAATTAGCTAGTGAACTAGTGGAAATAAGAGATGAACCTGGTGAGTTAAGAGATAAAGAGGAGAATCCAGATTTTTCATCGCAATTTCAAGAGCCTTTTGGGGAGAGTGAGTTCGATGATATCTCTGGTTCTTACCCACAGTCACCTCACATTTCACCTGGAAAACATACTTTAAAACACCTAGAAAACATTACAGCAAAACCCTTAGATAATACTATTCCACCAGTGCCATTGAGGACTGGTAAAGTAGGACGACCTAAAGGATCTACCAAATCAGTATCTAACACCTTTGGTAATGTTAGGGATATTAGTAATGTTAAGGGGTTGAGTACTCTGAAGAGTGTGAGTGGAAAGGAAATGAATACAGATAAGAGATTTAAGAGAAGTGATACAAgtaatgtattatataaattaaatcgTAAAGGCTCAAGTCTGAGTAAAAAAGGTCATGGGAAACTTAAAAGTGTCAAGAAAACATCAATTCAATCATCAAGACGTAGTtcagatttaaaaaatatttcaattcGATCATCAAGACGTAGTTCTGATTTAAAAAGTGTTTCAATTCAGAGTTTAGCTGAGATTTCAATTGATGATTTGGGAGATAAACATGAATTTGGAGGTGAAGTAGTACCTCAAACACCCAATAGGAGTAGAACAACTATTGGTGTTGGAACATCAACCAGAGGAAGGAAAGTTAGACGTAGTAGAAGACCTTCAATTAATAGCTCATCCCTATTAAACAGTCTTTACATATATAAAAGAACTGAAAGTGATGCTAGCGATTGGCCATATGAACATGAATCTGTAACTCGAAGTGTTCGATACCCAAAGCGTTCAAGACTACCACCAAGTCAACACTGGGCCTCAAATGTAATTTCAGACGGTTCATCAGTAGTATTTCTTGCAGGGGTTTCTAAGGCTGATAAACGGAAGAAAAGGTCAGGAAATGCATTTGGAAATGATATGCCAGAAAGTTCACTAGTTTTAACGAGGGAGAATGGCGATGTTGAGCTTAAACTCGTTGACAGAAGTGCTGAAGATACGCCTAAGCTCAGGAGAATCTCGACTTATTTGCAGACGTTCTCTAGCAAAGCCACTTCAGTACCAAAACGACGTGGTAGACCGAAGAAAATATTGGCTCACCGCAGTACAACTACTGACTTGGTTCCAATTGGTGGTACAGACTCGGTGCTAGTTGCTGATGATCCAGACTCAATGCCAGTTGGTAGTGGTGACTTAGTGCCAATTGCTGATACTGATGAGCTAGCTCCCACGAATAATACTGACATACAACCCATTACTAATATTCAAGTACGCAGGAAAACAAATGTGGTAAGAAGAGGAAAGGTGAAGATAACGAAAGATTTATCAGTAGATGAGGCGTTGGAGATTTTAAAGGATGCGCCAATGATTTATGACGAGAAAAAGGGATTGGAAATAGCAATTGTAGATGAAAGTCCGAAAACAGTAAATGAAATGGCAGATTTAAAGCGTAGAATTAGTAGGAGGAAGAATTTCCACCAAGAACTCCTGAAACCAGAC gatAATTTCGACTCATTTGTCGAAGATGACGTTAATAGGATTTATTATAAGTCTCTGTATCCTCCATATGAGGAAACTTCACAAATTCAGCAATGCCAC aTATATCCCATGGTAATAACGCACCAAATAAGGACGTCAATATTGGTAATACCAAAGACTGAAACACTCTCTTTGGGAAACATAAAAACCAACTTCATC TGTGGATTCGTGTGTTCTGGAAGTAGAATAGCTTTGAAAATGGATGAAGAGGAGGTTCAGCAAGTCCAAGAAAAGGAAATTTTCTTTCTATCGAGTTTCAAACATTGGAGTGTTGAAAACAAACACACGTAA